A stretch of the Thermodesulfovibrionales bacterium genome encodes the following:
- a CDS encoding LL-diaminopimelate aminotransferase, whose amino-acid sequence MAKFEFADRVKNLPPYLFAAIDRMKQETLAKGVDLIDLSIGDPDIPTPMHVVNAMKTAVQKPVHHRYPSYEGMLSYREAVANWYRRRFSVSLDPAKEVLSLIGSKEGIGHIPLAFVNPGDVVLVPSPGYPVYPVATLFAGGIGYILPLVEENNFLPDFAAVPGDVLKRAKLMFINYPNNPTSAVAQREFYEDVIAIARRYNIIVCHDAAYSEIYYDGKRPVSFLEVEGSKEVGIEFHSLSKTYNMTGWRIGFAVGNSDVVAGLGKIKTNLDSGVFQAIQETAIVALDTDDKVLSEIRDTYQARRDVLYGGLKSLGFHVVKPEATFYLWTRVPSNFDSSGFVSHILEEAGVLATPGNGFGKPGEGYVRFALTVPVERIKEAVERIKKAL is encoded by the coding sequence ATGGCGAAATTTGAGTTTGCTGACAGGGTGAAAAACCTTCCGCCCTATCTCTTTGCGGCAATCGACAGGATGAAACAGGAGACCCTGGCAAAGGGGGTCGATCTCATCGATCTCAGCATCGGAGACCCGGATATCCCTACCCCCATGCATGTTGTGAATGCGATGAAGACTGCCGTCCAAAAGCCTGTCCATCACCGTTACCCTTCGTATGAAGGGATGTTGTCGTACCGCGAGGCTGTCGCGAACTGGTACAGGAGGAGATTCTCCGTATCCCTCGATCCTGCGAAAGAGGTCCTCTCACTCATCGGCTCAAAGGAAGGCATCGGTCATATCCCCCTTGCCTTTGTGAATCCGGGAGACGTTGTCCTCGTCCCCTCCCCCGGTTATCCTGTCTACCCCGTGGCGACCCTCTTTGCCGGGGGTATTGGATATATACTGCCCCTTGTCGAGGAGAACAACTTCCTCCCCGACTTCGCAGCGGTCCCCGGGGATGTGCTGAAAAGGGCAAAATTGATGTTCATCAACTATCCCAATAATCCCACCTCTGCGGTAGCACAGAGAGAGTTCTATGAAGACGTTATAGCTATTGCCCGGAGGTATAACATTATCGTCTGCCACGATGCTGCCTACTCGGAGATCTATTATGACGGAAAGCGACCGGTGAGCTTTCTCGAAGTTGAAGGTTCGAAGGAAGTGGGTATCGAGTTTCACTCTCTTTCAAAGACCTATAACATGACGGGATGGAGAATCGGTTTTGCTGTCGGTAACAGCGATGTCGTCGCAGGGCTCGGCAAGATAAAGACAAACCTCGATTCCGGCGTCTTCCAGGCGATACAGGAAACAGCCATCGTGGCCCTTGATACAGATGACAAGGTCCTTTCGGAGATACGGGATACCTATCAGGCTAGGAGGGACGTCCTTTATGGGGGATTGAAGAGTCTCGGCTTCCATGTTGTTAAACCTGAGGCAACATTTTATCTCTGGACTAGGGTTCCGTCAAACTTTGACTCTTCCGGTTTTGTCTCCCATATCCTTGAGGAGGCGGGCGTGCTCGCGACGCCTGGAAATGGTTTTGGAAAGCCCGGTGAGGGATACGTGCGCTTTGCCCTGACTGTTCCTGTCGAGAGGATCAAAGAGGCAGTGGAACGGATTAAGAAGGCACTGTAA
- the folK gene encoding 2-amino-4-hydroxy-6-hydroxymethyldihydropteridine diphosphokinase, with protein MPTAYIGIGSNVGERKEHCLRALALLSEEGIAVRACSAFYETEPWGVKDQPRFINAAAEIETSLEPQALLRLLKDIEKRIGREETYRWGPRVIDLDILLYDDLVMDEEGLKIPHPHLHERNFVLKPLSEIAPEKVHPLLGKTVRELLAGRG; from the coding sequence ATGCCCACCGCTTACATCGGCATAGGTTCGAACGTCGGCGAGAGAAAAGAGCACTGCCTTCGCGCCCTCGCCCTCTTGTCGGAGGAGGGGATCGCGGTCAGGGCGTGCTCAGCGTTTTATGAGACCGAGCCTTGGGGTGTGAAGGACCAGCCGCGATTCATCAATGCCGCAGCAGAAATAGAGACGAGCCTGGAGCCGCAGGCCCTGCTGAGGCTCCTCAAAGACATCGAAAAGAGAATTGGCAGGGAAGAGACGTACCGATGGGGACCCCGGGTCATAGACCTGGACATTCTCCTGTATGACGACCTCGTGATGGATGAAGAAGGTTTGAAGATACCCCATCCTCACCTCCATGAGAGGAACTTTGTCCTGAAACCGCTTTCAGAGATAGCGCCTGAAAAGGTTCATCCTCTTCTGGGAAAGACCGTGAGGGAACTTCTTGCCGGAAGGGGATGA